Genomic window (Flavobacteriales bacterium):
GATAGTCACTGCAATCTGCTGCGCGGCATTCGCGGGCGCCACATTCGCCCAGCAAGACCCGAAGTTCACGCAGTACATGTTCGACCGGCTTTCCATCAATCCGGGCGTGGCCGGCACATCTGGAGAGTTGTGCGGCACCCTGATGCTTCGCCAGCAATGGACCGGATTTGATGGCGCACCTAAGACAGCTCTGCTCAATGCACATGGAAAGATTGCCCGGATCAGTTCAGGCGTGGGTCTTTCGGTCTTCATGGATGAGCTTGGACAGCAGAAGAGCACCTACGCGCGCCTGAGTTATTCCTTTCACCGCAGGCTGGGCCCAGGGACGCTCGGAATCGGCTTGGCCGCAGGCATGATGAGCCACACCCTCGGCAATAAGTGGATCGCCACCGATGGAGTACCAGGCGACAACGCCATCCCGGCTAACGGCAATACGGATATGGGCTGGGATCTTGCAGCCGGACTCTATTACACGAGCCCGACCCTGTGGGCGGGAATCAGTAGCACGCACCTTACGGAAGTGGAACTGCGCAATGTGAGCATCCAACAGCGCCGCCACTATTTCGTTCAAGCCGGTTACAACTGGAAGATCAAGGGCAACCAGAAGTATGTCTTGCAGCCGAGTGCACTTGTCAAGATGGATGGCACCTCGA
Coding sequences:
- a CDS encoding type IX secretion system membrane protein PorP/SprF, giving the protein MRGIVTAICCAAFAGATFAQQDPKFTQYMFDRLSINPGVAGTSGELCGTLMLRQQWTGFDGAPKTALLNAHGKIARISSGVGLSVFMDELGQQKSTYARLSYSFHRRLGPGTLGIGLAAGMMSHTLGNKWIATDGVPGDNAIPANGNTDMGWDLAAGLYYTSPTLWAGISSTHLTEVELRNVSIQQRRHYFVQAGYNWKIKGNQKYVLQPSALVKMDGTSTQFDLTANFLYNNMVWLGVSYSTSDFIAPLIGYQFKPTTKSMLRIGYSYDVTTSKLRNYSSGSHEIMVNFCTLLVKPPSVQRHSSVRFL